A genomic window from Chelonia mydas isolate rCheMyd1 chromosome 16, rCheMyd1.pri.v2, whole genome shotgun sequence includes:
- the CCDC183 gene encoding coiled-coil domain-containing protein 183: MKLQRKRDIKQQIRELRAIISLQEQGKKLFAHSTEEKLTQNKGLISFLRGNVHNEMCTLGVAQKYDKVTISQACWEQKRLKMLLARSTVEAAREKLQNSIFDRMNVHNVLLYEVKRRGGVLEGLQRKLRHLADMEGVDRQGQIQQQVIRQLENNTEKMLMKIRTGEKIYYLYLKMVDFLKDELAQLPLQLNVLQHMVDVYQVELKGMRLMAVDATEATEAAKADMINMETEFIAERKFRENSLNFQKKQIDRIRVKDASERHRRVQARRELNVDFPVLISRESLKGAKLEASKAQIEYQDQVTSDVDEIKCAVQCSHLWDIAGRFLAQQKTGENLQQQIVECEQKREELEAKLKELELERAELKFHQTPSSISSRKLEEELKKNLEEEEVRLHQVHTQTQKNQELLLSFENGVDNLLIRLCGITVPGHGDIRVDTSDAYDKLQFCETKLLHLTKIMTNLPSYNFSREENNETYVKVRNFLEESTRNERQNLKISFEDEEDAVRDAFDFADIDHSYVPNREEIKKQGMRLIETMTKAAKKKQRGGRKGT; this comes from the exons ATGAAGCTCCAGAGGAAGAGGGACATCAAGCAGCAGATCCGGGAGCTGCGTGCCATCATCTCACTGCAAG AACAAGGGAAGAAGCTTTTTGCGCATTCGACGGAGGAGAAGCTCACTCAGAACAAAGGGCTCATCAGCTTCCTTCGCGGGAATGTGCACAACGAGATGTGCACCCTGGGCGTGGCTCAGAAG TATGACAAGGTGACGATTTCCCAGGCATGCTGGGAGCAAAAGCGCTTGAAGATGCTTTTAGCCAGGAGCACCGTGGAG GCCGCCCGAGAGAAGCTGCAAAACTCCATCTTTGACAGAATGAACGTGCACAATGTGCTGCTGTACGAGgtgaagaggcggggcggggtgctggaggggctgcAGAGAAAGCTGCGACACCTGGCAGACATGGAAGGAGTGGACAGACAGGGCCAGATACAACAGCAG GTGATTCGTCAGCTGGAGAATAACACAGAGAAAATGCTTATGAAAATCAGGACTGGTGAAAAGATTTATTACCTGTATCTGAAGATGGTTGATTTCCTGAAGGAT GAATTAGCCCAGCTCCCTTTGCAGCTGAACGTCCTTCAGCACATGGTAGATGTCTACCAGGTGGAGCTGAAGGGCATGAGACTGATGGCTGTGGATGCCACCGAAGCGACAGAAGCAGCCAAG GCGGACATGATCAATATGGAAACTGAGTTCATTGCAGAGAGAAAGTTCAGGGAGAATTCCCTAAACTTCCAAAAGAAGCAGATCGACAGGATCCGGGTCAAGGATGCGAGCGAGCGGCACAGGAGAGTG CAAGCCAGGCGAGAGCTCAATGTGGATTTCCCAGTCTTGATATCGCGTGAGTCGCTGAAAG GTGCAAAGCTGGAGGCCTCCAAAGCCCAGATTGAGTATCAAGACCAAGTGACATCTGATGTAGACGAGATAAAGTGTGCAGTGCAGTGCTCACACCTCTGG gaCATCGCAGGGAGGTTCCTGGCCCAGCAGAAGACTGGGGAGAACCTGCAACAGCAGATAGTGGAGTGTGAGCAGAAGCGTGAGGAGCTGGAGGCCAAGCTGAAGGAGCTGGAACTGGAACGTGCTGAGCTGAAATTCCATCAGACCCCAAGCTCCATAAG CTCTAGGAAACTGGAGGAAGAATTGAAGAAGaatttggaggaggaagaggtccGGCTACACCAGGTGCACACCCAAACGCAGAAGAATCAGGAGCTTCTGCTCAGCTTTGAAAATGGCGTTGACAACCTCCTCATTCGCCTGTGCGGGATCACTGTGCCTGGCCAT GGTGACATTCGCGTGGACACCAGTGACGCTTACGACAAGCTGCAGTTCTGTGAGACAAAGCTGCTGCACTTGACAAAGATCATGACCAACCTTCCATCCTACAACTTCAGCAGGGAGGAGAACAATGAG ACCTATGTGAAAGTTAGGAATTTCCTGGAGGAAAGTACAAGGAATGAGCGTCAGAACCTGAAGATTTCTTTTGAGGATGAAGAAGATGCCGTTAGAG ATGCCTttgattttgctgacattgaccacaGCTACGTGCCCAACCGGGAGGAGATCAAAAAGCAGGGTATGCGCCTGATTGAAACCATGACCAAGGCAGCCAAGAAGAAGCAGCGAGGAGGCCGGAAAGGCACCTAA